The following coding sequences lie in one Tichowtungia aerotolerans genomic window:
- a CDS encoding glycogen/starch/alpha-glucan phosphorylase, whose product MYFSKDNAVTAEMIAERALFHLKYSRGKTLQVATDFDKFWSFAHVVRDLVIDGFTATQEEYLQKDVKRVYYLSMEFLIGKLLERNVLALDILKPSIEALKKLDIDLSTVIQMDIEAGLGNGGLGRLAACFLDSMASMELPAYGYGLRYEHGIFRQEFEDGWQQERPDNWLELGYPWEMVRPEYTMPVFVYGRVENISDTRRGKQPVWTDWQMFKAVPYDIPMIGFQTNTVNMLRLWSARADEGFRLDVFNQGDYVRAVEEKNWAENVTKVLYPSDNTHAGQELRLIQEYFLVSCSVRDIVRRHEKKHSDLRDFAEKNAVQMNDTHPALAVAELMRIFCDEYEMPWDNAWEITTKTCAYTNHTLLPEALETWPVELINRVLPRHLQIIYEINHRFLQRVEMAHPGNSELIQKVSLIEENGHRSVRMANLAVVGSHAVNGVAGLHSKLLRERVMPEMSELYPNKFINVTNGITHRRWLLKCNPELSALITDKIGSGWIHNLKELTKLEPLATDKAFQKEFMAIKRRNKEALGKMIENDLHIPIHPDSLFDVQVKRLHMYKRQLLSTMYLITLYQRIKANPKMDILPRTFVFAAKAAPGYHLAKRLIKLINSVAVVVNHDPDVAGRLKVVFLPDYNVSLAEKIIPAADLSEQISTAGKEASGTGNMKLSLNGALTIGTWDGANIEIAQHVGEENIFIFGHREEELHALAQNSYNPWTYYDNDQELQHVLEAIRVNSFDPSQPALFMDLFDDLTRHGDPFFYMADYRLYLDAQEKVEALFRQPEAWAEKSILNVARMGWFSSDRTINEYAEKIWGIKPISIPDTE is encoded by the coding sequence ATGTATTTTAGCAAAGATAATGCCGTTACCGCCGAGATGATTGCAGAGCGCGCGCTCTTCCACCTGAAATACAGCCGCGGAAAGACACTGCAGGTGGCGACCGATTTTGACAAATTCTGGAGCTTTGCGCATGTGGTGCGTGACCTGGTGATCGATGGGTTTACTGCGACTCAGGAAGAATATCTGCAGAAGGATGTGAAGCGGGTTTATTACCTGTCAATGGAATTTCTGATTGGCAAGCTGCTGGAACGAAACGTTCTGGCTCTGGATATTCTAAAACCCTCCATAGAGGCGCTGAAGAAGCTTGATATTGATCTGAGCACGGTCATTCAGATGGATATCGAAGCCGGACTCGGGAACGGAGGTCTGGGCCGACTTGCCGCCTGCTTCCTCGACTCAATGGCATCAATGGAACTTCCTGCCTATGGATACGGTCTGCGGTATGAGCACGGAATTTTTCGGCAGGAGTTCGAAGACGGCTGGCAGCAGGAACGTCCGGATAACTGGCTGGAACTCGGCTATCCCTGGGAAATGGTTCGCCCGGAGTATACGATGCCCGTTTTTGTTTACGGACGAGTCGAAAACATTTCTGATACCCGTCGCGGCAAGCAGCCGGTCTGGACAGACTGGCAGATGTTCAAAGCGGTCCCTTACGATATTCCAATGATTGGATTCCAGACCAACACCGTCAATATGCTTCGCCTGTGGAGCGCCCGGGCGGATGAAGGGTTCCGTCTCGATGTGTTTAATCAGGGAGATTACGTCCGCGCGGTTGAAGAAAAAAACTGGGCGGAAAATGTGACGAAAGTCCTCTACCCATCCGACAACACACACGCCGGACAGGAACTGCGTCTGATCCAGGAATACTTCCTTGTCAGCTGTTCTGTTCGCGACATTGTTCGTCGCCATGAAAAGAAACATTCAGATCTCCGCGATTTTGCAGAAAAAAATGCGGTACAGATGAATGATACCCACCCGGCACTCGCAGTGGCTGAGTTGATGAGGATTTTCTGTGACGAGTACGAAATGCCTTGGGATAATGCATGGGAAATCACAACAAAGACCTGTGCTTACACCAACCATACCCTGCTCCCGGAAGCCCTGGAAACCTGGCCAGTGGAACTGATCAATCGTGTGCTGCCGCGCCACCTGCAGATTATTTACGAAATCAATCATCGCTTTCTGCAACGGGTGGAAATGGCCCATCCCGGAAACAGCGAACTGATCCAGAAAGTTTCTTTGATTGAAGAAAACGGTCACCGTTCCGTACGAATGGCGAATCTGGCGGTCGTTGGAAGTCATGCGGTTAACGGAGTGGCCGGGCTTCATTCCAAGCTCCTGCGCGAACGCGTAATGCCGGAGATGAGCGAACTGTATCCGAACAAATTCATCAATGTCACCAACGGGATTACCCATCGCCGCTGGCTGCTCAAATGCAATCCGGAACTGTCTGCACTGATCACGGACAAGATCGGCAGCGGCTGGATTCACAACCTGAAAGAGCTGACCAAGCTCGAACCTCTTGCCACAGACAAAGCGTTCCAGAAAGAATTCATGGCCATCAAACGGCGCAACAAAGAAGCGCTTGGAAAGATGATCGAAAACGATCTGCACATTCCGATCCATCCGGATTCTCTGTTCGATGTTCAGGTCAAGCGGCTGCACATGTATAAACGCCAGCTGCTCAGCACGATGTATCTGATTACGCTTTACCAGCGTATCAAGGCTAATCCGAAAATGGACATTCTTCCGCGCACGTTTGTCTTTGCCGCCAAGGCTGCGCCGGGCTATCACCTTGCAAAACGCCTGATTAAACTGATCAACAGCGTTGCTGTTGTAGTCAATCATGATCCGGACGTTGCAGGGCGCCTCAAGGTGGTGTTCCTGCCGGACTACAACGTATCACTTGCTGAAAAAATTATTCCTGCAGCCGATCTGTCCGAACAGATTTCGACCGCAGGAAAAGAAGCATCCGGTACCGGCAATATGAAGCTCTCTCTGAATGGCGCTTTGACCATCGGAACCTGGGACGGTGCCAACATTGAAATCGCCCAGCATGTCGGAGAAGAAAACATCTTCATCTTCGGTCATCGCGAAGAGGAACTGCATGCTCTGGCTCAGAACAGCTACAATCCTTGGACCTACTACGACAACGATCAGGAACTGCAGCATGTCCTCGAAGCGATTCGCGTCAACTCATTTGATCCCAGCCAGCCAGCGCTGTTTATGGATCTGTTCGACGATTTGACCCGGCACGGCGATCCGTTCTTCTATATGGCGGACTACCGCCTTTATCTCGACGCGCAGGAAAAAGTGGAAGCCCTCTTCCGACAGCCGGAAGCCTGGGCGGAAAAATCGATTCTTAACGTCGCACGTATGGGCTGGTTCTCATCCGACCGCACCATCAACGAATACGCCGAAAAAATCTGGGGCATCAAACCAATCAGCATTCCCGACACAGAATGA
- a CDS encoding cell wall hydrolase translates to MKYVMISAMTLCCTFHPVQSAGLSSYDRQIVASCMVLEAGCDGAEGMQAVLNVIINRAEGYLHRMVPETVKRGSFSCMSSIWNSPFPNYSSLLCQAQNQPAAYSIALRLIETMENGQLWDNTYGATHYHTTDIRPYWVSDMHYLTTVGSHYFYTHNIPRQVSQNF, encoded by the coding sequence ATGAAATATGTCATGATTAGCGCAATGACTTTATGCTGCACATTTCATCCTGTGCAGTCTGCCGGACTAAGCAGCTATGATCGCCAGATTGTTGCGTCCTGCATGGTGCTCGAAGCAGGATGCGACGGTGCTGAAGGAATGCAGGCTGTACTCAACGTTATTATAAACCGCGCAGAGGGCTACCTGCATCGCATGGTTCCGGAAACGGTAAAACGCGGATCTTTTTCCTGCATGTCTTCCATCTGGAACTCTCCTTTTCCCAACTATTCCTCATTGCTGTGCCAAGCACAAAATCAACCTGCGGCCTACTCGATTGCACTGCGTCTGATTGAGACCATGGAGAACGGTCAGCTCTGGGACAACACCTACGGAGCCACCCATTACCACACGACGGATATCCGCCCTTACTGGGTTTCGGACATGCACTATCTGACCACTGTCGGCAGTCATTATTTTTACACACACAACATCCCCCGACAAGTCAGTCAAAATTTTTAG
- a CDS encoding electron transport complex protein RnfA, translating to MADNILAITIGAILVNNFVLSKFLGICPFLGVSKKLETALGMSGAVIFVMTLASLVTSTIYKYVLSRDLVIGDTTINLSFLKILVFIVVIASLVQLVEIILQKISPPLYQALGIFLPLITTNCAVLGAAELNVQAGRGVIESTVFGFCSALGFSLALVLFASLREKLDLAKVPVPLQGTAIGLITAGILAMVFMGFSGLV from the coding sequence ATGGCAGACAACATTCTGGCAATCACGATCGGAGCAATTCTGGTCAACAACTTTGTACTCTCCAAATTCCTTGGAATCTGTCCCTTTTTAGGGGTTTCTAAAAAACTTGAAACAGCTCTCGGAATGTCCGGTGCGGTCATTTTTGTGATGACGCTGGCCTCACTGGTTACCTCAACGATCTATAAATATGTTTTATCCCGGGATCTGGTGATCGGCGACACGACCATCAACCTCAGCTTCCTCAAAATCCTTGTTTTCATCGTGGTGATCGCCTCGCTTGTACAGCTGGTGGAAATTATTCTCCAGAAAATCAGTCCACCGCTCTATCAGGCACTCGGTATTTTCCTGCCGCTGATCACAACCAACTGCGCTGTACTGGGAGCAGCAGAACTGAATGTGCAGGCAGGCCGCGGAGTGATTGAATCCACCGTGTTCGGCTTCTGCTCTGCGCTTGGGTTTTCACTGGCACTGGTTCTGTTTGCCAGTCTCCGTGAAAAACTCGACCTCGCCAAGGTTCCGGTTCCTCTGCAGGGAACGGCCATCGGCCTGATTACTGCCGGAATTCTTGCCATGGTTTTCATGGGTTTTTCCGGCCTCGTTTAA
- a CDS encoding RnfABCDGE type electron transport complex subunit B, translating to MTIIFAALIFAVVLGALLAVIIGIAAKVFAVETDPRIETVTDMLPGANCGGCGFAGCADFAKAIVENGNSPTQCPVASAEDATRIAEYLGIKAEEKEKVVAVVKCSGSIGVTVRSPYNGVGDCRSAVVVAGGAKGCDYGCIGFASCARACPFDAIEMRDGLAVVHPDLCVGCGKCVDTCPKNLIELVPASVDVHIYCNSPEKGALKRKVCQTACIGCRKCAKAADSEDQINIKGFLLEVNYDNPPLPDLVEKTGCPTTALRLASKHAAGGYEKGVSK from the coding sequence ATGACTATTATTTTTGCTGCATTAATCTTTGCTGTCGTGCTCGGAGCGCTGCTTGCCGTCATCATCGGCATTGCCGCTAAAGTGTTTGCTGTTGAGACTGATCCACGCATCGAAACCGTCACGGACATGCTGCCTGGCGCCAACTGCGGCGGATGCGGATTCGCCGGCTGCGCCGATTTCGCCAAAGCCATTGTCGAAAACGGGAACTCTCCGACGCAGTGCCCGGTGGCATCTGCGGAAGACGCAACACGAATCGCTGAATACCTCGGCATCAAAGCCGAAGAAAAAGAAAAAGTGGTTGCCGTGGTCAAGTGCAGCGGAAGCATCGGCGTCACAGTCCGCTCTCCTTATAACGGAGTCGGCGACTGCCGTTCGGCGGTAGTGGTTGCCGGTGGAGCCAAAGGTTGCGATTACGGATGTATCGGCTTTGCCAGCTGCGCCCGAGCCTGTCCGTTTGACGCCATTGAAATGCGTGACGGCCTCGCCGTGGTTCATCCTGACCTCTGCGTCGGCTGCGGCAAATGCGTCGACACCTGCCCGAAAAACCTGATTGAGCTCGTTCCCGCTTCGGTTGATGTGCATATCTACTGCAACTCGCCCGAAAAAGGCGCACTCAAGCGCAAGGTCTGCCAGACCGCCTGCATCGGTTGCCGCAAATGCGCAAAAGCCGCCGACAGCGAAGATCAGATCAACATCAAAGGCTTCCTGCTCGAAGTCAACTACGACAACCCGCCGCTGCCCGATCTCGTCGAAAAAACCGGCTGTCCCACCACGGCGCTTCGCCTCGCCTCCAAACACGCCGCCGGCGGCTACGAAAAAGGAGTTTCCAAATGA
- the rsxC gene encoding electron transport complex subunit RsxC, translating to MSDKPRKFKGGVHPNDSKALSAAKAVQDAPLLDSYNVIVHQNIGAPPEVIVKKGDTVKKGDLLAKASGFVSVPLHAPTSGTVSALEKCPGPTCISVPSITITADGEDAWGDCMEPISDWQNADPAALKQRVADAGIVGMGGAGFPSHVKLSPNKPIDTLILNGAECEPYLTADHRLMLEEAEKVVLGAAILARILGLNGATIGVENNKPDAIEELNKIAGKYNVKVQGLRVNYPQGAEKQLIYALTGREVPIGGLPMDAGCVVQNVASAAAVTDAVINGRPLIERITTVTGEPLVNPGNWRFRLGTPISKALELAGGIKTQPAKLLLGGPMMGFAQNSLDVTVMKNTSGILLIPVETASQYTSEPCIRCGRCVEVCPMDILPATISQAVENERFDWSAQLNVMACIECGSCSYVCPSHRPLNQHFKRAKAEIAAARRKEQKK from the coding sequence ATGAGTGATAAACCGCGCAAGTTCAAAGGCGGCGTTCACCCGAACGACAGCAAGGCGCTTTCTGCGGCCAAAGCCGTTCAGGACGCACCACTGCTCGATAGTTATAATGTAATTGTTCACCAGAACATCGGCGCGCCACCGGAAGTGATCGTCAAAAAAGGTGACACGGTCAAAAAAGGAGATCTGCTCGCCAAAGCCTCCGGTTTCGTTTCTGTGCCTCTGCACGCTCCGACCAGCGGAACAGTCAGCGCCCTGGAAAAATGCCCCGGCCCGACCTGCATCAGTGTCCCGTCCATCACTATCACCGCCGACGGCGAAGACGCCTGGGGCGACTGCATGGAGCCGATCAGCGACTGGCAGAACGCCGACCCGGCTGCGCTCAAACAACGCGTCGCGGATGCCGGCATCGTGGGTATGGGCGGAGCGGGCTTTCCATCACACGTCAAACTTTCGCCCAACAAGCCGATCGATACACTGATCCTCAATGGTGCGGAATGTGAACCCTATCTAACGGCGGACCATCGCCTGATGCTCGAAGAAGCCGAAAAGGTGGTTCTTGGCGCAGCGATTCTCGCCCGTATTCTCGGACTCAACGGCGCAACCATCGGCGTTGAAAACAACAAGCCCGATGCCATCGAAGAACTCAATAAGATTGCTGGCAAATATAACGTCAAGGTACAGGGACTGCGCGTCAATTATCCGCAGGGAGCCGAAAAACAGCTCATCTATGCACTCACCGGACGGGAAGTGCCGATTGGCGGTCTGCCGATGGATGCCGGTTGCGTCGTCCAGAACGTCGCTTCCGCCGCAGCTGTGACCGACGCGGTCATTAACGGACGTCCGCTGATCGAACGAATAACAACCGTTACCGGCGAGCCGCTCGTCAACCCCGGCAACTGGCGCTTCCGGCTTGGCACGCCGATTTCCAAAGCACTGGAGCTTGCAGGTGGTATTAAAACGCAGCCCGCGAAACTGCTGCTCGGCGGACCGATGATGGGGTTTGCCCAGAATTCACTCGACGTCACCGTCATGAAAAACACGTCCGGCATTCTTCTGATTCCGGTTGAGACCGCCTCGCAGTATACCTCCGAACCATGCATTCGCTGCGGCCGTTGCGTCGAGGTCTGTCCGATGGATATTCTGCCTGCCACGATCAGTCAGGCAGTGGAAAACGAACGTTTTGACTGGTCGGCACAGCTCAATGTGATGGCCTGTATTGAATGTGGATCGTGCAGTTATGTCTGCCCGTCGCACCGCCCCCTGAACCAGCACTTCAAACGGGCCAAGGCCGAAATCGCCGCAGCCCGCCGCAAGGAACAAAAGAAGTAA
- a CDS encoding RnfABCDGE type electron transport complex subunit D: MAEETTTPAIQLPDATKLVVSNSPHIRGNETISKVMVQVLLALLPAAIAAVWFFGLAALKVMVLCTVGCIAVEEIWNKCTKRATTWKDGSAAITGLLLAMNLSSGTPWWICILGCLLAIILGKQLFGGLGFNPFNPALVARVALLIGFPSLMTSWVAPTPGNLTVCDAMTGATPLGAQGEAVASLADLFSGNVGGCLGETSALALLLGGAFLIVRKLIKWQVPAAFIGTVVVISGLVHAINPEITQTPIYHVLAGGLLIGAFFMATDMVTSPMTAKGALIFGCGCGLITSVIRIWGGYPEGVSFSILFMNALTPLIDRYTIGKPFGYIRVKKEAA, encoded by the coding sequence ATGGCTGAAGAAACAACAACTCCCGCTATTCAACTGCCCGACGCCACCAAACTGGTCGTCAGCAACTCGCCGCACATCCGCGGAAACGAAACCATCTCCAAGGTGATGGTTCAGGTGCTGCTTGCCCTGCTCCCGGCTGCGATTGCCGCCGTCTGGTTTTTCGGACTGGCCGCGCTCAAAGTGATGGTGCTCTGCACCGTCGGCTGCATCGCCGTTGAAGAAATTTGGAATAAATGCACCAAACGCGCAACGACCTGGAAAGACGGCAGCGCGGCCATCACCGGCCTGCTGCTTGCCATGAACCTCTCCTCCGGCACACCGTGGTGGATCTGCATCCTCGGCTGCCTGCTGGCCATCATCCTCGGAAAACAGCTTTTCGGCGGACTCGGCTTCAACCCCTTTAACCCGGCGCTCGTCGCCCGCGTCGCCCTTCTGATCGGCTTTCCGTCACTGATGACTTCATGGGTGGCTCCAACCCCTGGAAATCTGACCGTCTGCGATGCCATGACCGGCGCCACGCCGCTCGGCGCACAGGGTGAAGCGGTTGCTTCACTTGCCGATCTATTCAGCGGCAATGTCGGCGGCTGCCTCGGCGAAACCTCAGCACTGGCCCTGCTGCTCGGCGGCGCGTTCCTGATTGTCCGCAAGCTGATCAAATGGCAGGTCCCCGCCGCTTTCATCGGAACCGTCGTTGTCATCAGCGGTCTGGTGCACGCCATCAATCCGGAAATCACCCAGACGCCGATTTATCACGTTCTCGCCGGCGGCCTTCTGATCGGTGCTTTCTTTATGGCCACAGACATGGTCACGTCTCCAATGACGGCCAAAGGCGCTCTGATTTTCGGCTGTGGTTGCGGACTGATCACCAGCGTCATCCGTATCTGGGGCGGCTATCCGGAAGGCGTCAGTTTTTCCATTCTCTTTATGAATGCCCTTACCCCGCTGATCGACCGCTACACCATTGGCAAACCGTTCGGCTACATTCGTGTTAAGAAGGAGGCTGCGTAA
- a CDS encoding RnfABCDGE type electron transport complex subunit G, translating to MNGNKVNIPVLATALALIAGVAAALLGWVYLLTQEPIAAALQAKTNTALGEVLPEFDNQPAEETIIKDGVTFYVGRKDGQVVGFAGETITPKGYNGNVTVLAGLKPDGTITTVLVTKQSETPGLGTVVCERKREKTISKIIKGVKETGLPPNAILDQYSGMQAAAGSTEWTVEKDGGNCDAITGATITSRAVCGAVYTIAETFAANRSELITQ from the coding sequence ATGAACGGCAACAAAGTCAATATTCCCGTTCTCGCGACTGCTCTGGCACTGATTGCCGGCGTTGCCGCTGCATTGCTCGGCTGGGTTTACCTGCTTACGCAGGAACCGATCGCTGCTGCACTGCAGGCAAAAACCAACACCGCGCTTGGTGAAGTGCTTCCGGAGTTCGATAACCAGCCGGCCGAGGAAACGATTATAAAAGACGGCGTCACGTTTTATGTCGGCAGAAAAGATGGTCAAGTTGTCGGTTTCGCCGGTGAAACCATTACACCCAAAGGTTACAATGGAAACGTTACCGTGCTGGCCGGACTGAAACCGGACGGAACAATCACCACCGTACTCGTTACAAAACAGTCGGAAACTCCCGGACTGGGAACCGTTGTCTGTGAACGCAAACGGGAAAAAACCATCAGCAAAATCATCAAGGGTGTCAAAGAAACCGGCCTGCCTCCGAACGCCATTCTTGATCAGTACAGCGGCATGCAAGCCGCCGCCGGCTCCACGGAATGGACGGTGGAAAAAGACGGGGGGAACTGTGATGCTATCACCGGAGCCACCATTACCAGCCGCGCGGTCTGCGGTGCCGTCTACACGATTGCTGAAACATTTGCAGCCAACCGATCCGAACTGATAACCCAATAA
- the rsxE gene encoding electron transport complex subunit RsxE yields MSLFKEFSKGLFKENPVFVLLLGMCPTLAVTNNAVNGLGMGVATLCVLLGSNIVISLIRNIVPKKVRIPCYIVVIASFVTIVDLLMQAYAPRSLYEALGIFIPLIVVNCIVLGRAEAFASKNGVVASIFDALGMGLGFTMALCILGGSREFLASGSLFQVKLIEGWTNDFMLMGQAPGAFILLGVFLGVINWNARRKAKKAGNDWTPPGLDCRQCNLCDLNEK; encoded by the coding sequence ATGAGCCTGTTCAAAGAATTTTCCAAAGGTCTCTTTAAAGAGAATCCCGTCTTCGTCCTGCTGCTCGGCATGTGCCCAACGCTGGCTGTAACGAACAACGCAGTCAACGGACTCGGCATGGGCGTGGCCACGCTGTGCGTGCTGCTCGGAAGCAACATTGTGATTTCTTTGATTCGCAACATTGTTCCCAAAAAGGTGCGCATCCCCTGCTATATCGTCGTGATTGCATCTTTCGTGACGATCGTAGACCTGCTGATGCAGGCTTATGCCCCGCGCTCACTCTACGAAGCGCTTGGAATCTTCATTCCCTTGATCGTGGTGAACTGCATCGTGCTCGGCCGCGCGGAAGCCTTTGCGTCCAAGAATGGAGTTGTTGCTTCGATTTTTGATGCACTCGGCATGGGGCTCGGATTCACAATGGCGCTGTGCATTCTCGGCGGATCACGAGAATTTCTCGCCAGTGGATCTCTGTTTCAGGTCAAACTGATCGAGGGCTGGACCAATGACTTCATGCTGATGGGCCAAGCCCCCGGCGCCTTTATTCTGCTCGGAGTTTTCCTCGGGGTCATCAACTGGAATGCACGCCGCAAAGCGAAAAAAGCCGGCAATGACTGGACTCCGCCCGGACTCGACTGCCGCCAATGCAATCTCTGCGATCTCAACGAAAAATAG
- the xerD gene encoding site-specific tyrosine recombinase XerD has translation MRALLDSFLDYVSLERGLSQNTRMAYADDIVRFIDFLAKRGVSTFNDVNRKHILDHLMDEKARGLSANSLSRHLVSLKVFFRWMAQEGMLDVNVAETMDSPKVWKMLPGVLTPKEIDRLFEAPDLKTPLGIRNRAILELFYASGLRVSEMADLQLTDLHFDENFLRCIGKGRKERVVPVAKTAIKWVRRYIEEVRPQLSPGVQEQTVFLSRQKQPMSRKTIWVMIKQCARDAGITKTVYPHSLRHSFASHLLVNGAELRIIQEMLGHADIATTQIYTHVDPDRLKGVHRQFHPRA, from the coding sequence ATGCGTGCACTGCTGGACAGTTTCCTGGATTATGTCAGCCTCGAAAGAGGTTTGAGCCAAAACACGCGCATGGCATATGCGGATGATATTGTCCGGTTTATTGACTTTCTGGCTAAACGGGGCGTCAGCACTTTTAATGATGTAAACCGAAAGCACATTCTCGACCATTTGATGGACGAGAAAGCGCGCGGGTTATCCGCCAACTCACTGTCTCGGCATTTAGTGTCGCTTAAGGTGTTTTTTCGATGGATGGCACAGGAGGGAATGCTGGACGTCAATGTCGCCGAAACGATGGACTCGCCCAAAGTCTGGAAAATGCTTCCAGGCGTATTGACGCCGAAAGAAATTGACCGACTGTTTGAGGCCCCGGATCTCAAAACTCCGCTGGGAATCCGCAACCGGGCTATCTTGGAACTGTTTTATGCATCTGGTCTGCGGGTTTCAGAGATGGCTGATCTGCAATTGACCGACCTGCATTTCGATGAAAATTTTTTGCGTTGTATCGGGAAAGGGCGCAAAGAACGCGTTGTTCCGGTTGCAAAAACCGCCATTAAGTGGGTAAGACGTTATATCGAAGAAGTACGTCCCCAACTTTCTCCGGGCGTTCAGGAGCAGACCGTTTTTCTGAGTCGGCAGAAACAGCCGATGTCGCGTAAAACCATTTGGGTCATGATCAAACAATGCGCACGCGATGCAGGGATCACCAAAACGGTGTATCCACACTCGCTGCGTCACTCATTTGCCAGCCACCTGCTGGTCAACGGCGCTGAATTACGAATCATTCAGGAAATGCTCGGTCACGCCGATATCGCCACCACCCAGATCTACACCCATGTTGATCCGGACCGCCTCAAAGGCGTCCACCGTCAGTTTCATCCGCGGGCCTGA
- a CDS encoding phosphoribosylaminoimidazolesuccinocarboxamide synthase: protein MSEALTRIEIPNTESRSGKVREIFDAGDKLLFVASDRISAFDCVMPNGIPEKGAVLNMISKFWFERTGDVVKNHMLSTDVSEYPAPFSQYADQLKGRSMLVKKTEVLPVECIVRGYLIGSGWKEYQKSETIGGMPLRSGYKMADKLDEPIFTPSTKAEQGLHDENISFDKMKEIVGEEKAEKLKEISLKLYKEAADYALTKGIIIADTKFEFGELDGEIILIDEALTPDSSRFWPADSYEVGSSPMSYDKQFVRDYLETLEWDKTPPAPALPEEIIEKSRAKYLEAYERLTGTKLEI, encoded by the coding sequence ATGAGTGAAGCATTAACAAGAATTGAAATTCCCAACACAGAATCACGCAGCGGAAAGGTCCGCGAAATCTTTGACGCCGGCGACAAGCTTCTTTTTGTTGCCAGTGACCGAATCTCCGCCTTTGACTGCGTGATGCCCAACGGCATTCCCGAGAAAGGTGCCGTACTGAACATGATCTCAAAGTTCTGGTTTGAGCGCACCGGCGATGTGGTCAAAAACCACATGCTCAGCACGGATGTCAGCGAATATCCTGCCCCGTTCAGCCAGTATGCGGATCAGCTCAAAGGTCGTTCCATGCTGGTGAAAAAGACTGAGGTCCTGCCGGTCGAGTGTATTGTGCGCGGATATCTGATCGGTTCCGGATGGAAAGAATATCAGAAGAGCGAAACCATTGGTGGAATGCCGCTTCGTTCCGGCTACAAAATGGCCGATAAGCTGGATGAGCCGATTTTCACGCCGTCCACTAAAGCGGAGCAGGGACTGCACGACGAAAATATTTCCTTCGATAAAATGAAAGAGATCGTCGGAGAAGAAAAAGCGGAGAAGCTCAAAGAAATCAGTCTGAAGCTTTACAAGGAGGCTGCTGATTACGCGCTGACCAAGGGCATCATTATTGCCGACACAAAATTTGAATTTGGCGAACTGGATGGGGAAATCATTCTGATCGACGAAGCGCTGACTCCGGACAGCTCCCGATTCTGGCCAGCCGACTCCTACGAAGTTGGAAGTTCCCCAATGTCATACGACAAGCAGTTTGTGCGCGATTATCTCGAAACGCTTGAGTGGGATAAAACCCCGCCGGCTCCGGCGCTGCCCGAAGAAATCATCGAAAAATCCCGCGCCAAATATCTCGAAGCTTATGAGCGCCTTACAGGCACAAAACTGGAAATCTGA